Proteins encoded in a region of the Dreissena polymorpha isolate Duluth1 chromosome 6, UMN_Dpol_1.0, whole genome shotgun sequence genome:
- the LOC127836511 gene encoding uncharacterized protein LOC127836511 yields the protein MGLQMWLLSVVLSLACLLGHGGMVQGSVTSEPPPTSAKPTNACVDSIRMEVEACINPLKADLASKIPTDVNNFLCGADQRKSLDCVIQHFRQCPDLIAQDFIKTLRHVGAKFYAEDLFHIKNAEEFCTCLPTHGCLSEIDFDQMATKLELKHEHPWKSIANPAYICGLGLKNIECVGHSPVCTQYLQHKHNDTAVKVAEYANKFAKRQCKTYPKDNHKCTEKRVSWRSLAHCYDLVENIVDEEERKCGMRRCVEIDMSTCPPGDMDYFIDAINVLSENKISDKACSSANAAMATIFTICGSMLMAMLV from the exons ATGGGATTACAAATGTGGCTATTATCTGTTGTGCTGTCGCTGGCATGCTTGCTAG GTCATGGCGGAATGGTGCAAGGGTCCGTTACCTCTGAACCACCGCCCACAAGTGCGAAGCCGACGAACGCTTGCGTTGACAGCATACGCATGGAGGTGGAGGCGTGCATTAACCCACTGAAAGCCGACCTGGCGTCGAAAATACCGACTGATGTTAACAACTTCCTTTGCGG AGCCGATCAGAGGAAGAGTCTCGATTGCGTCATCCAGCACTTCCGGCAATGCCCGGACCTCATAGCGCAGGACTTCATCAAGACGCTGCGACACGTGGGCGCAAAGTTCTATGCCGAGGACTTGTTCCATATCAAGAACGCGGAAGAGTTCTGCA cGTGTCTGCCGACTCATGGCTGTTTGTCCGAAATCGATTTTGATCAGATGGCAACGAAACTAGAGCTTAAGCACGAGCATCCATGGAAGAGCATAGCAAACCCCGCCTATATATGTGG GCTTGGTCTCAAGAACATCGAATGCGTGGGTCACTCGCCCGTGTGTACCCAGTATCTACAGCACAAGCACAATGACACCGCGGTCAAGGTCGCAGAGTACGCCAACAAGTTCGCTAAACGGCAGTGCAAAACGTATCCGAAAG ATAATCACAAATGCACGGAAAAGAGGGTAAGCTGGCGATCCCTGGCACATTGCTATGACCTCGTCGAGAATATTGTAGACGAGGAGGAACGCAAATGCGG CATGCGGCGGTGCGTCGAGATTGACATGAGCACGTGCCCACCGGGTGACATGGACTACTTTATCGACGCCATTAACGTGTTGTCCGAGAATAAAATAAGTGACAAGGCCTGTTCCTCAGCAAACGCAGCCATGGCTACGATTTTTACCATCTGCGGTTCGATGCTAATGGCGATGTTAGTTTGA